The following are encoded in a window of Methylocystis rosea genomic DNA:
- a CDS encoding polysaccharide deacetylase family protein, translating into MRRAVVLLLWTCVAGAATARGEDSACAPVDIAPSPTPAASRVKNYAPVFESCASESGSTRLAIRRMSLDGTPLILTVDPQSLQTSLERAACWRCEATSDAAQAETRYLKALHPPQDPTRPPALVNAGLIHGAGGGAFVTGDLCPSRKPLDRAFFEELAAQGPRTPVMLAVSGGWIARHGADFAWLREKARSGALDIAWANHSYSHPYVRRLPDGRNFFLRPGVDVDREIFETEKLMVAQGETPSVFFRFPGLVADAALLENVRSRHLVALGADSWLALGPRPHPGSIVLVHPNGNEPVGIRLFLRLMQTGGMPLPLRPINEAP; encoded by the coding sequence GTGAGACGGGCCGTCGTTCTGCTATTGTGGACATGCGTCGCCGGCGCCGCAACGGCGCGCGGCGAAGACAGCGCCTGCGCGCCGGTCGACATCGCGCCATCTCCGACGCCGGCAGCCTCGCGCGTTAAGAATTATGCGCCGGTTTTCGAGAGCTGCGCGAGCGAAAGCGGCTCAACGCGGCTGGCCATCCGGCGCATGAGCCTGGACGGCACGCCCTTGATCCTGACGGTCGACCCGCAATCGCTCCAGACGTCGCTGGAGCGCGCGGCATGCTGGCGCTGCGAGGCGACGAGCGATGCGGCGCAAGCCGAGACTCGCTATCTCAAGGCGCTGCATCCGCCGCAAGACCCCACGCGTCCGCCGGCGCTCGTCAACGCCGGCCTCATTCACGGCGCCGGCGGCGGCGCCTTTGTAACCGGCGATCTCTGCCCGAGCCGCAAGCCGCTGGACCGCGCCTTTTTCGAAGAACTCGCCGCGCAGGGGCCGCGCACGCCCGTGATGCTCGCCGTCTCCGGCGGCTGGATCGCCCGCCACGGAGCCGACTTCGCCTGGCTGCGCGAGAAGGCGCGCAGCGGGGCGCTCGACATCGCCTGGGCCAATCATTCCTACAGCCATCCCTATGTTCGCCGCCTTCCGGACGGGCGGAATTTCTTCCTGCGGCCGGGCGTGGACGTCGATCGCGAGATATTCGAGACGGAAAAGCTCATGGTCGCCCAAGGCGAAACGCCGTCGGTATTTTTCCGCTTTCCGGGCCTTGTCGCCGACGCCGCGCTGCTGGAGAACGTCCGCAGCCGACATCTCGTCGCGCTCGGCGCCGACTCCTGGCTGGCGCTCGGCCCGAGGCCCCACCCGGGCTCGATCGTGCTCGTGCACCCGAACGGAAATGAGCCGGTGGGCATAAGGCTGTTTTTGCGGCTGATGCAGACCGGCGGTATGCCGTTGCCCCTACGCCCCATCAATGAGGCTCCATGA
- a CDS encoding zinc-dependent alcohol dehydrogenase family protein: MKAMVLPRPHAPLVMEERPIPSPGVGELRLKVEACGVCRTDLHVVDGELTRPKLPIVPGHEIVGRIDAIGAGVTGFSLGQRVGVPWLGYTCGHCPYCMSARENLCDDPLFTGYTRDGGYASHAVADASYCFPLPETGDPATLAPLLCAGLIGWRTLKMAGPAEAIGIYGFGAAAHIIAQVAIAQGKRVHAFVRPGDQAAAEFALSLGAASAQGSDAQAPEKLDAALIFAPVGALIPRALAATKKGGAVVCGGIHMSDIPSFPYALLWEERRLLSVANLTREDAREFLALAPTIPLKMHATRYPLAQANEALAHLREGRLQGAAVLIP; this comes from the coding sequence ATGAAAGCGATGGTCCTGCCGCGGCCCCACGCGCCGCTCGTCATGGAGGAGCGGCCGATCCCGTCGCCCGGCGTCGGGGAGTTACGGCTCAAGGTCGAGGCCTGCGGCGTCTGTCGCACCGATCTCCATGTCGTCGACGGCGAACTGACCCGGCCGAAGCTTCCGATCGTTCCGGGCCACGAAATCGTCGGGCGCATCGACGCGATCGGTGCTGGCGTGACCGGTTTCTCGCTTGGACAGCGGGTCGGCGTTCCCTGGCTTGGCTACACCTGCGGGCATTGCCCCTACTGTATGAGCGCGCGCGAAAATCTGTGCGACGATCCGCTCTTCACCGGCTACACGCGCGATGGCGGCTATGCGTCTCACGCCGTAGCCGATGCGTCCTACTGCTTCCCGCTGCCGGAGACTGGAGATCCGGCGACGCTCGCGCCATTGCTCTGCGCGGGCCTCATCGGCTGGCGCACGCTGAAGATGGCGGGTCCGGCGGAAGCGATCGGCATATACGGCTTCGGCGCCGCCGCCCATATCATCGCTCAGGTGGCGATCGCTCAAGGCAAGCGCGTTCATGCCTTCGTGCGGCCGGGCGATCAGGCGGCGGCGGAATTCGCGCTGTCGCTCGGCGCGGCCTCGGCGCAAGGATCGGACGCGCAGGCGCCGGAGAAGCTCGACGCCGCGCTGATCTTTGCGCCGGTCGGCGCGCTCATTCCGCGCGCGCTCGCCGCGACGAAGAAAGGCGGCGCTGTCGTCTGCGGCGGCATTCACATGAGCGATATTCCGAGCTTTCCCTACGCGCTGCTTTGGGAGGAGCGGCGACTGCTCTCCGTGGCGAATCTCACGCGCGAAGATGCGCGCGAGTTCCTTGCGCTCGCGCCGACAATTCCGCTGAAAATGCATGCGACGCGCTATCCTCTGGCGCAGGCGAATGAGGCGCTCGCCCATCTGCGTGAAGGTCGCCTGCAAGGCGCGGCGGTGCTCATTCCGTAA
- a CDS encoding arginyltransferase, with product MTKEPRDAPQFYLTSPAPCPYLPGREERKVFTHLIGLRAPALNDTLTQSGFRRSQTIAYRPACEQCRACVSVRVKIDEFTPSRGMRRVRRRNAELVAETRPARATQEQYALFRRYVSARHSDGGMADMSMIDYQMMIEDSHVDTRLVEYRLAQGNGEIGALVACCLTDRLSDGLSMVYSFYEPELEHRSLGAFMILDHAERARAFGLPHVYLGYWVEGSRKMEYKSRFLPQERLGMSGWVRVD from the coding sequence GTGACGAAAGAGCCGCGCGACGCGCCGCAATTCTATCTGACCTCTCCGGCGCCGTGCCCCTATTTGCCGGGCCGCGAGGAGCGGAAGGTCTTCACGCATCTGATCGGGCTGCGCGCGCCCGCGCTCAATGACACGCTGACGCAATCCGGCTTCCGTCGGTCGCAGACCATCGCCTACCGCCCCGCTTGCGAGCAGTGCCGAGCCTGCGTCTCGGTGCGAGTAAAGATCGACGAATTCACGCCCTCGCGCGGCATGCGTCGCGTCCGCCGGCGTAACGCCGAGCTTGTCGCCGAAACACGGCCGGCGCGGGCGACGCAGGAGCAATACGCCTTGTTTCGCCGCTACGTCAGCGCCCGCCATTCCGACGGCGGCATGGCCGACATGAGCATGATCGACTATCAGATGATGATCGAAGACAGCCACGTCGACACGCGGCTCGTCGAATATCGTCTCGCCCAAGGCAATGGCGAGATTGGCGCGCTGGTCGCCTGCTGCTTGACCGACCGGCTCTCGGACGGGCTGTCGATGGTCTATTCCTTCTATGAGCCTGAACTCGAGCACAGATCGCTCGGGGCCTTCATGATTCTGGATCATGCGGAGCGCGCCCGCGCCTTTGGATTGCCGCATGTGTACCTTGGCTATTGGGTCGAAGGTTCGCGCAAAATGGAATATAAGTCGCGCTTCCTGCCTCAAGAGCGCCTGGGCATGAGCGGCTGGGTCCGGGTGGACTAG
- a CDS encoding DUF2312 domain-containing protein: protein MTSNAVDGGHLRAFIERIEKLEEEKRAISDDIKDVYAEAKGTGFDPKVMRKIVSIRRLDKHKRQEEEEILDLYLSALGME from the coding sequence ATGACCAGCAACGCCGTCGACGGCGGACATTTGCGCGCCTTCATCGAGCGGATCGAGAAGCTCGAGGAGGAGAAGCGCGCGATCAGCGACGACATCAAGGATGTCTACGCCGAAGCGAAAGGGACCGGGTTCGACCCGAAGGTGATGCGCAAGATCGTGTCGATACGCCGCTTGGATAAGCACAAGCGGCAGGAGGAGGAGGAAATCCTCGACCTCTATCTTTCCGCGCTCGGCATGGAATAG
- a CDS encoding GNAT family N-acetyltransferase produces MIKKEEIEKIALSVESKESSEVAAMLGEDIARQFGPRDETPFSILARGKDGALIGGINGLIHWRWAYVRHLWVAESWRGQGLGAWLMGEAERLARDRGCVGVYIDTFEKRVAAFYERLGFARVGEIADFPPGHSRISLSKPLR; encoded by the coding sequence ATGATAAAAAAAGAAGAGATTGAGAAGATCGCCCTTTCGGTCGAGTCGAAGGAGTCGAGCGAGGTTGCGGCAATGCTCGGCGAGGACATCGCGCGCCAGTTCGGCCCGCGCGACGAAACGCCTTTCTCCATTCTGGCGCGCGGGAAAGATGGCGCGCTGATCGGCGGGATCAATGGACTCATCCATTGGCGATGGGCCTATGTGCGCCATCTCTGGGTGGCGGAGTCGTGGCGCGGCCAGGGCCTCGGCGCGTGGCTGATGGGGGAGGCGGAGCGCCTCGCGCGGGATCGTGGGTGCGTCGGCGTCTATATCGACACATTCGAGAAACGCGTCGCCGCATTCTATGAGCGGCTCGGCTTCGCGCGCGTGGGTGAAATCGCGGATTTTCCGCCGGGCCACAGCCGCATCTCCCTAAGCAAGCCTCTCCGATGA
- a CDS encoding RDD family protein — MAPIGARAAPYIPPQALEGVRTRRVIAVTLDLILVASMSAALFVALFILSAGLSAFILPPLFPIVAFFYNGLTVSGRRMATPGMAFMDLEMRTMEGDPVPFLQAAVHAVLFYVTWLFPPLLLLSLFTGDKRCLHDMLADVIVLRRSS, encoded by the coding sequence ATGGCCCCAATCGGGGCGCGCGCCGCGCCTTACATTCCGCCACAGGCGCTCGAGGGCGTGCGGACGCGCCGCGTCATCGCCGTCACGCTTGATTTGATTCTCGTCGCCAGCATGTCGGCGGCGCTCTTCGTCGCCCTATTCATCCTTAGCGCCGGATTGTCTGCGTTCATCCTGCCGCCTTTGTTCCCGATCGTCGCCTTTTTCTACAACGGTCTGACAGTGTCGGGGCGAAGAATGGCGACGCCCGGCATGGCGTTCATGGACCTGGAGATGCGCACCATGGAAGGAGACCCGGTGCCGTTTCTGCAGGCGGCCGTCCACGCCGTGCTGTTTTATGTCACCTGGCTATTCCCGCCGCTGCTGCTCCTCTCGCTGTTTACGGGCGACAAGCGGTGCCTGCACGACATGCTCGCGGACGTCATCGTTTTGCGGCGCTCGTCTTAA
- a CDS encoding DUF1036 domain-containing protein, producing the protein MRRFLILLATLSIVCAPNAAQAWFKFRNTTKATVWVSFLWYSPGCSDGGDWTKKGWWKLEPGQTKTVFGKDLQSVNTYYYWYAESNDGAVWSGPFNTCVPQSAYEWCINTCCSPTCRTVGFREKYIGSYNNYTINLVK; encoded by the coding sequence ATGCGCAGATTTTTGATCTTATTGGCCACGCTCAGCATCGTCTGTGCGCCGAACGCCGCTCAGGCCTGGTTCAAGTTCCGCAACACCACCAAGGCCACGGTGTGGGTTTCATTTCTTTGGTATTCGCCGGGCTGTTCGGACGGCGGCGACTGGACGAAAAAGGGGTGGTGGAAATTGGAGCCGGGCCAGACGAAAACCGTCTTCGGCAAAGATCTGCAGAGCGTCAACACCTACTATTATTGGTACGCCGAGTCGAACGACGGCGCTGTGTGGAGCGGCCCTTTCAACACATGCGTGCCGCAGAGCGCCTACGAGTGGTGCATCAACACCTGTTGCTCGCCGACATGCCGGACGGTCGGCTTCCGCGAGAAATATATTGGCAGCTACAATAATTACACGATCAACCTCGTCAAATAG
- a CDS encoding surface-adhesin E family protein, producing MWKISVSALLSTLASSASARAEWVQVSKDDFSTVYMDAGSRRTSPDGFVTVDALTDYNAASPKAAAFGLAEKGLSEIEKVSLDCANRKYRSEGGGWRQGQMGEGKITKPYPPKDEWSPVPPYYDGLFAKVCARTTSG from the coding sequence ATGTGGAAGATCAGCGTCTCGGCTCTCCTGTCGACGCTGGCGTCTTCCGCATCGGCCCGCGCCGAGTGGGTGCAGGTCTCCAAGGACGATTTCTCGACCGTCTATATGGACGCCGGCTCGCGTCGGACCTCGCCCGACGGGTTCGTCACGGTCGACGCGCTCACCGATTACAACGCCGCCTCGCCAAAAGCCGCGGCGTTCGGCCTCGCCGAAAAGGGGCTGTCGGAAATCGAGAAAGTGTCGCTCGATTGCGCCAATCGGAAATACAGGTCCGAGGGCGGCGGCTGGCGGCAGGGTCAGATGGGCGAAGGAAAGATAACCAAGCCCTATCCGCCGAAAGACGAATGGTCGCCGGTGCCGCCCTATTACGACGGACTCTTCGCCAAGGTCTGCGCGCGCACGACCTCGGGATGA
- the secA gene encoding preprotein translocase subunit SecA — translation MIGALAKKIFGTANDRRLKTYAPKVNAINALEPEVEALTDEELRDRTRRFREEHAAGKSLDDLLVPAFATVREAAKRTLGQRHFDVQLIGGMVLHEGAISEMRTGEGKTLVATLAVYLNALAGKGVHVVTVNDYLAKRDSEWMGQIYRFLGMSVGVVVHDLVDEDRAAAYACDITYGTNNEFGFDYLRDNMKYEFSQMVQRGHNYAIVDEVDSILIDEARTPLIISGAIDDKSDLYNTIDKLVPKLNADDFELDEKQRTVHLTDAGNEHMEELLTEAGALTEGALYEAHNVTLVHHVNQALRAHKLFQKDKDYIVRKGEVVIIDEFTGRMMPGRRYSEGLHQALEAKEHVQVQPENVTLASITFQNYFRLYGKLAGMTGTAATEANEFSEIYKLDVVEIPTNRDVCRLDEDDEVYRSAKEKLGAIAAEIQDANGRMQPLLVGTTSIEKSEQLAEFLLTQGYTMIDFADPKGLTGLYAAARSGKPSKLFAVLNARFHEQEAYIVAEAGVPGAITIATNMAGRGTDIQLGGNVEMRVTQECAGLEGDARAKKEAEIREEVADFKEKAIAAGGLYIIGTERHESRRIDNQLRGRSGRQGDPGRSKFFLSLQDDLMRIFGSERMDSMLVKLGLQEGEAIVHPWINKAIEKAQHKVEARNFDIRKNILKFDNVMNDQRKVIFERRREIMDEESVEEQTADMRADVVDAMVSQHIPHDAYAEAWDVDGLAEDVKAKLNLDLPVADWAKEEGIADEELKERLLEAADAAYAERVEKNTEPLMRMIEKQVVLQSLDTLWREHLVALDHLRQVIGWRGLAQRDPLNEYKSEALELFKGLMTRWDETVTTQLMRVEVSFEAPPSAPPELPPMEMSHPNPEALIGGGAQLALDDLNTRLAGADFSARGLAVSEAPAARDASNPATWGKVGRNEPCPCGSGKKYKHCHGALV, via the coding sequence ATGATCGGCGCACTCGCCAAGAAGATTTTCGGCACGGCGAACGATCGCCGGCTTAAGACATATGCGCCGAAGGTCAACGCGATCAACGCCCTGGAGCCGGAAGTCGAGGCGCTGACCGACGAAGAGTTGCGGGATCGCACCCGCCGGTTCCGCGAAGAGCACGCCGCCGGCAAGTCGCTCGACGATCTGCTCGTTCCCGCTTTCGCCACCGTGCGCGAGGCGGCCAAGCGCACCCTCGGGCAACGCCATTTTGACGTCCAGCTCATCGGCGGCATGGTGCTGCACGAAGGCGCGATCTCGGAGATGCGCACGGGCGAAGGCAAGACTCTCGTCGCCACGCTCGCCGTCTATCTCAACGCGCTCGCCGGCAAAGGCGTCCATGTCGTCACGGTGAACGACTATCTCGCCAAGCGCGACTCCGAATGGATGGGGCAGATCTACAGATTTCTCGGCATGAGCGTCGGGGTCGTGGTGCATGACCTCGTGGACGAGGATCGCGCCGCCGCCTACGCTTGCGACATCACCTACGGAACGAATAACGAATTCGGCTTCGACTATCTGCGCGACAATATGAAATATGAGTTCTCGCAGATGGTTCAGCGCGGACATAATTATGCGATCGTCGACGAAGTCGACTCGATCCTGATCGACGAGGCGCGCACGCCGCTCATCATCTCGGGCGCCATCGACGACAAGTCCGATCTTTACAACACGATCGACAAGCTGGTCCCCAAGCTCAACGCCGACGACTTCGAACTCGACGAGAAGCAGCGCACGGTTCATCTGACCGACGCCGGCAATGAGCATATGGAAGAGCTGCTGACCGAGGCCGGCGCGCTGACCGAAGGCGCGCTTTACGAAGCGCACAACGTGACGCTCGTGCATCACGTCAATCAGGCGCTGCGCGCGCATAAGCTCTTCCAGAAGGACAAGGATTACATCGTCCGCAAGGGCGAGGTGGTCATCATCGACGAATTCACCGGCCGCATGATGCCGGGCCGCCGATATTCGGAAGGCCTGCATCAGGCCCTCGAAGCGAAAGAGCATGTTCAGGTTCAGCCTGAAAACGTCACCTTGGCGTCGATCACCTTCCAAAATTACTTTCGTCTCTACGGCAAACTCGCCGGCATGACCGGCACCGCGGCCACAGAGGCAAATGAATTCTCCGAAATCTACAAGCTGGACGTCGTCGAAATTCCGACGAACCGCGACGTCTGCCGGCTCGATGAAGATGACGAGGTTTATCGAAGCGCCAAGGAAAAGCTCGGCGCGATCGCCGCCGAGATCCAGGACGCCAATGGACGGATGCAGCCGCTTCTCGTCGGCACCACGTCGATCGAAAAGTCGGAGCAGCTTGCGGAATTCCTGCTGACGCAGGGCTACACGATGATCGACTTCGCCGATCCCAAGGGGCTGACGGGGCTCTACGCGGCGGCGCGCTCTGGCAAGCCGTCGAAGCTTTTCGCGGTGCTCAATGCGCGCTTCCACGAGCAGGAAGCCTATATCGTCGCGGAAGCCGGCGTGCCCGGCGCGATCACCATCGCCACCAACATGGCCGGCCGCGGCACCGACATTCAGCTGGGCGGCAACGTCGAGATGCGCGTGACGCAGGAATGCGCCGGCCTTGAAGGCGACGCGCGCGCCAAGAAGGAAGCGGAGATTCGCGAGGAGGTCGCGGACTTCAAAGAGAAGGCCATCGCTGCCGGCGGCCTTTACATCATCGGCACCGAGCGCCACGAGAGCCGGCGCATCGACAATCAGCTGCGCGGCCGCTCCGGACGTCAGGGCGACCCTGGCCGCTCGAAATTTTTCCTGTCGCTGCAGGACGATCTCATGCGCATCTTCGGCTCCGAGCGCATGGACTCGATGTTGGTGAAGCTCGGCCTGCAGGAGGGCGAAGCCATCGTCCATCCTTGGATCAACAAGGCGATCGAGAAGGCGCAGCATAAGGTCGAGGCGCGCAACTTCGACATCCGCAAGAACATCCTCAAGTTCGACAACGTCATGAACGACCAGCGCAAGGTGATCTTCGAGCGCCGGCGCGAAATCATGGATGAGGAGAGCGTCGAGGAGCAGACCGCCGACATGCGCGCCGATGTGGTCGACGCGATGGTGTCGCAGCACATTCCGCATGACGCCTACGCCGAGGCCTGGGACGTCGACGGGCTGGCGGAAGACGTCAAAGCGAAGCTCAATCTCGATCTGCCGGTCGCCGACTGGGCGAAGGAAGAAGGCATCGCCGACGAGGAGCTCAAGGAGCGCCTGCTTGAGGCGGCCGACGCCGCTTACGCCGAGCGCGTCGAAAAGAACACTGAGCCGCTGATGCGCATGATCGAGAAGCAGGTCGTCCTGCAGTCTCTCGATACGCTGTGGCGCGAACATCTCGTCGCGCTCGACCACCTTCGGCAGGTGATCGGCTGGCGCGGCCTGGCGCAGCGCGATCCCCTTAACGAGTACAAGTCCGAAGCGCTCGAGCTCTTCAAAGGCCTGATGACGCGGTGGGACGAAACGGTGACCACGCAACTGATGCGCGTCGAAGTGTCCTTCGAAGCTCCGCCTTCCGCGCCGCCGGAACTGCCGCCGATGGAAATGTCGCATCCAAATCCCGAGGCGCTGATCGGCGGCGGCGCGCAGCTTGCGCTCGATGATCTCAATACGCGTCTCGCGGGGGCCGATTTCTCGGCGCGCGGGCTCGCGGTCAGCGAAGCGCCCGCTGCGCGCGACGCGAGCAATCCCGCCACTTGGGGCAAGGTGGGACGCAATGAGCCCTGCCCTTGCGGCTCGGGTAAGAAATACAAGCATTGCCACGGCGCTCTTGTCTAA
- a CDS encoding AAA family ATPase, with amino-acid sequence MDFGAQDEVVRFLASLEGGAERIVTTHISVVALCRTHAYKLKKAVRFPYLDFSTPSRRLDMCEREAMLNTSFAPELYLGAHRVTRERDGRLALDGAGEMIDAVVVMRRFADEDLFEQIAQDGRLTPVMVEALAHRVAKTHDEARPNDEKGGAASMRRTLDDTALSLRNAAAASAERIDALVARLNAALDAQSALFDARKARGKVRRCHGDLTLRNICLFEGSPTLFDCLEFDDEIATIDVLYDVSFLLMDLWRVGAFGCANLALNRYLDARDETDGLPLLPFFMSLRAAIRAHVEASQQNLKRARLYFDLAMTLLAPAAGAVIAIGGLSGSGKSSVAAALAPVIGCPPGARVINSDRIRKRLFGVAPTARLPQEAYASAVSAQVYGEMFEIAARTAARGWPVIVDAVFDRSQDREAIKAAAERARAPFLGVWLDLDLDRRAARVDARINDVSDATRDVLEAQMERPTGEIEWFKIDASKDTAIIAAEIGNALKSSSQAVKL; translated from the coding sequence ATGGATTTTGGCGCGCAAGATGAAGTCGTGCGCTTTCTCGCCTCGCTCGAGGGCGGCGCGGAGCGAATCGTCACGACTCACATTTCCGTCGTCGCGCTCTGCAGGACGCATGCCTATAAGCTGAAGAAAGCGGTGCGCTTCCCCTATCTCGACTTTTCGACGCCGAGCCGCCGGTTGGACATGTGCGAGCGCGAAGCGATGCTCAATACAAGCTTCGCGCCCGAACTTTATCTCGGCGCGCATCGCGTGACCCGCGAGAGGGACGGGCGGCTGGCGCTCGACGGCGCGGGCGAGATGATCGACGCCGTGGTCGTCATGCGGCGCTTCGCCGACGAAGACCTCTTCGAACAGATTGCGCAGGACGGCCGTCTGACGCCCGTGATGGTGGAGGCCCTGGCGCATCGGGTTGCGAAAACCCACGACGAAGCCAGGCCGAACGATGAAAAGGGCGGCGCGGCGTCGATGCGCCGGACGCTGGACGATACGGCGTTGAGCTTGCGCAACGCGGCGGCTGCAAGCGCGGAGCGAATCGATGCGCTTGTCGCGCGCCTCAACGCAGCCCTCGACGCGCAAAGCGCGCTTTTCGACGCTCGAAAGGCGCGGGGCAAGGTGCGCCGCTGCCATGGCGATCTGACGCTGCGCAACATCTGTCTGTTCGAGGGCTCCCCGACGCTGTTCGACTGCCTCGAGTTCGACGACGAGATCGCAACGATCGACGTGCTGTACGACGTCAGCTTCCTGCTGATGGATCTGTGGCGCGTCGGCGCGTTTGGCTGCGCCAATCTGGCGTTGAACCGCTATCTCGACGCGCGCGACGAAACTGATGGCCTGCCGCTGCTTCCCTTCTTCATGTCGCTGCGCGCCGCCATACGCGCGCATGTCGAGGCGTCGCAACAAAACTTAAAACGCGCGCGCCTCTATTTCGATCTCGCGATGACTCTGCTTGCGCCGGCCGCAGGCGCCGTCATCGCGATCGGGGGACTGAGCGGATCGGGTAAGTCGAGCGTCGCCGCGGCGCTTGCGCCCGTCATCGGATGTCCGCCCGGCGCGCGCGTCATCAACAGCGATCGCATTCGCAAACGGCTGTTCGGCGTCGCGCCGACCGCGCGTCTCCCGCAGGAAGCTTACGCGAGCGCCGTTTCGGCGCAGGTCTATGGCGAAATGTTCGAGATTGCGGCGCGAACGGCCGCGCGCGGCTGGCCCGTCATCGTCGACGCCGTCTTCGACCGTTCTCAAGATCGCGAAGCGATAAAAGCCGCGGCCGAGCGTGCGCGAGCGCCGTTCCTTGGCGTCTGGCTCGATCTCGATCTCGACCGGCGCGCGGCGCGCGTCGATGCGCGCATCAACGACGTGTCCGACGCCACGCGCGACGTGCTCGAAGCGCAGATGGAGAGGCCGACCGGCGAAATTGAATGGTTCAAGATCGACGCGTCGAAAGACACGGCGATCATCGCCGCTGAGATTGGGAATGCTTTGAAGTCGTCATCGCAAGCCGTCAAACTGTGA
- a CDS encoding L,D-transpeptidase family protein — MRLERSVRESAIFQFAGAALVLGAAALTPAAAAWDQDGQAEWAQRYDADARLTVSRSTTPILSAHTVAATEAAIERLREIAANGGWPQVPGGQQLRLGSNSPAVSALRRRLIVSGDIGAETGASPVFDSYVEAAVRRFQARHGIISTGVVNQQTVQAMNVPAETRLRQLETNLVRLRSFSHDLGNRYVTANIPAASVETVENGEVVTHHMAGVGKIDRQSPVMQTKAIQVNFNPFWTVPASVIRKDLIPKMQADPNYLTANHIRVYSKDNQELQPEQINWRSLDALNFRFRQDIGGDFNSLGVVRIDIANPYGVYMHDTPAKGVFGDDFRFVSSGCIRLQNVRDYVAWLLKETPGWDRDHIDQVIASGERVDVKITPAVPVYWVYITAWAAPDGVTQFRDDIYQRDGLGVRSAGADSPAPTVVQAARPVRGEGLFPNDDDSYFEERAR, encoded by the coding sequence ATGCGATTGGAGCGATCTGTGCGAGAATCCGCAATTTTCCAGTTTGCCGGCGCCGCGCTCGTCCTTGGCGCGGCCGCCCTCACGCCCGCCGCAGCCGCCTGGGACCAGGACGGACAGGCTGAATGGGCGCAGCGCTATGACGCCGACGCCCGCCTGACCGTATCACGCTCGACGACCCCCATCCTGTCCGCTCATACGGTGGCCGCCACGGAAGCGGCGATCGAGCGTTTGCGCGAAATTGCGGCCAATGGCGGCTGGCCACAGGTGCCGGGCGGACAACAGCTGCGGCTGGGGTCGAACAGTCCGGCGGTCTCGGCGTTACGCCGCCGCCTGATCGTCTCCGGCGACATTGGGGCCGAAACCGGCGCGAGCCCGGTGTTCGACTCCTATGTCGAAGCGGCGGTGCGCCGATTCCAGGCGCGCCACGGCATCATTTCGACCGGCGTCGTCAATCAGCAGACCGTTCAGGCGATGAATGTGCCGGCTGAGACCCGGCTGAGGCAGCTCGAGACCAATTTGGTGCGTCTGCGCAGCTTTTCGCACGACCTCGGCAACCGCTACGTCACCGCCAACATCCCGGCCGCTTCGGTGGAGACAGTCGAGAACGGCGAGGTCGTCACCCATCACATGGCCGGCGTCGGCAAGATCGACCGCCAGTCGCCCGTGATGCAGACCAAGGCGATCCAGGTCAATTTCAATCCGTTCTGGACCGTGCCGGCGTCGGTGATCCGCAAGGATTTGATCCCCAAGATGCAGGCGGATCCAAACTATCTCACCGCCAATCACATCCGCGTCTACAGCAAGGACAATCAGGAGCTGCAGCCCGAGCAGATCAATTGGCGCTCGCTCGACGCGCTCAATTTCCGCTTCCGGCAGGACATTGGCGGCGACTTCAACTCGCTTGGCGTCGTGCGCATCGATATCGCCAATCCCTACGGCGTTTACATGCACGACACGCCCGCTAAAGGCGTCTTTGGCGACGACTTCCGCTTCGTCTCGTCGGGCTGCATCCGGCTTCAGAACGTTCGCGACTATGTCGCCTGGCTGCTGAAGGAGACCCCCGGCTGGGACCGCGACCATATTGACCAGGTCATCGCCTCCGGCGAACGCGTGGACGTCAAGATCACGCCCGCCGTGCCGGTCTACTGGGTCTATATTACGGCATGGGCGGCGCCGGATGGCGTCACCCAGTTCCGTGATGACATCTACCAGCGCGACGGCCTCGGCGTGCGGTCAGCCGGCGCCGATTCGCCGGCGCCGACGGTGGTGCAGGCGGCGCGTCCGGTGCGCGGCGAAGGATTGTTCCCGAACGACGACGACAGCTATTTCGAGGAGCGTGCCCGGTAA